From Caretta caretta isolate rCarCar2 chromosome 14, rCarCar1.hap1, whole genome shotgun sequence, the proteins below share one genomic window:
- the PDE6G gene encoding retinal rod rhodopsin-sensitive cGMP 3',5'-cyclic phosphodiesterase subunit gamma — protein sequence MSLEPPKLEIKSATGVTGGPATPRKGPPKFKQRQTRQFKSKPPKKGTQGFGDDIPGMEGLGTDITVICPWEAFSHLELHELAQYGII from the exons ATGAGCCTGGAGCCCCCCAAGCTGGAGATCAAGTCAGCCACCGGGGTGACTGGAGGGCCAGCCACCCCCAGGAAAGGGCCCCCCAAATTCAAGCAGAGGCAAACCAGGCAGTTCAAGAGCAAGCCACCCAAGAAGGGGACCCAAGG GTTCGGTGATGACatccctggcatggaggggctgggAACAG ACATCACCGTGATTTGCCCCTGGGAAGCTTTCAGTCACCTGGAACTCCATGAGCTGGCGCAGTACGGCATCATCTAG